The following is a genomic window from bacterium.
AGCCATAGGCGGAACTATTATGATGGTTGTTTTTGCAACACTTATAGGCATAACCAGGGGAACCATTGCGCTTGTTGCCCGATATGTGGGAGCAAAAGATACAAAAAATGCGGACGCTGTCGCAAGCCAATCCATAATGCTGGGTTTAATTATAGCTTTGGCTACAATATTAGTCGGGCTTTTATTTACGGATAAACTATTTCTGATATTAGGCGCAAGTCCGGAAGTTTTAAAAATCGGCAGTTCATATCTTAAGATAATTCTCATAGGCGGAATAACAATGGTTTTGCTATCCTTCGGAAACTCCATACTACAAGCAGAGGGAGATATGGTAACACCTATGAAATTCATGTTTCTTTCAAATATTATCAACATTATATTAGACCCCATATTCATATTCGGATTGGGCGTTCCAAGAATGAACACGTCGGGCGCCGCTTTGGCAACAGTACTGTCTCAAGCTGTGCCCGCTTTTTTAGTGCTTCTTTTACTTTCTAAAAGACGCTCCAAAGTTCATATACACATTTCACAGTTTAAAATTAAACTGACCTTTTTAAAAGAAATGCTCAAAATAGGACTGCCTGCTTCATTGCAGATGTTTTTCAGAAGTATAATGGGCTTAGTTCTAATGGGTATTGTCGCAAGTTTTGGAACAGCAGCTATTGCCGCTTATGGAATCGGCATGAGGTTACAAATGCTTGTTCTTATGCCAGCCCTTGCCTTTGGCGGCG
Proteins encoded in this region:
- a CDS encoding MATE family efflux transporter, whose product is MLKKFLKQDIELTTGPILPKVLSLTGPLMVIAILNSTLNLIDMFWVGKLGSDSIAAVAIGGTIMMVVFATLIGITRGTIALVARYVGAKDTKNADAVASQSIMLGLIIALATILVGLLFTDKLFLILGASPEVLKIGSSYLKIILIGGITMVLLSFGNSILQAEGDMVTPMKFMFLSNIINIILDPIFIFGLGVPRMNTSGAALATVLSQAVPAFLVLLLLSKRRSKVHIHISQFKIKLTFLKEMLKIGLPASLQMFFRSIMGLVLMGIVASFGTAAIAAYGIGMRLQMLVLMPALAFGGAAATLVGQNLGAEQPKRAQRSAWTATTLDMFLMILVAILFFIFAPQIVGFFIKDKNVISIGTGFLRITAPFYLFIPLGVVLGQSLAGAGDTITPMFITLLSLWGFQIPMAIYLSQATMLGINGIWWTNAFASVLHGLLIMWWFKTGRWKKKTISSVL